The following are encoded together in the Bacillus cereus group sp. RP43 genome:
- a CDS encoding GDSL-type esterase/lipase family protein: MKKVILTIVCLLLLIISYSNFEKNDETKQKENEGKTEKISAPNWIDKQTNDSFYHLVLGDSLAKGYGSTQGGFAELASRQLEGQIHKPITVENLGVNGLTTDRLVKKVQSEEVQQKIREANIITINIGGNNLFRLNRDVGVIDGIKMLNKEKARFETDVKNIVKTVRDQNPNALLILSELYNPLQLDDSIASYADMFLDGWNDSIYSISKAHQPSIVLPIRKLISKDKKDLLFDQVHPNDNGYAIIANTFTKQVLSYKY; encoded by the coding sequence ATGAAAAAAGTCATCTTAACAATTGTTTGTCTCCTCCTTCTAATCATTTCTTATTCTAATTTTGAAAAGAACGATGAGACAAAACAAAAAGAAAATGAAGGGAAAACAGAAAAAATATCTGCCCCAAATTGGATTGATAAACAAACGAATGACTCTTTTTATCACCTCGTATTAGGTGATTCACTTGCAAAAGGATATGGCTCAACACAAGGGGGATTTGCCGAATTAGCCTCTAGACAACTAGAAGGACAAATTCACAAGCCAATTACGGTAGAAAACCTCGGTGTAAATGGTCTCACTACAGATCGTCTCGTTAAAAAAGTCCAGTCAGAAGAGGTTCAACAAAAAATTAGGGAAGCAAATATAATTACTATTAATATTGGAGGAAATAATTTATTCCGCTTAAATCGTGATGTAGGTGTTATAGATGGTATTAAAATGTTAAATAAAGAAAAAGCCCGTTTTGAAACGGATGTAAAAAATATTGTAAAGACCGTTCGAGATCAAAATCCGAATGCTTTACTCATTCTATCTGAACTCTATAACCCTTTACAACTAGATGACTCCATCGCAAGTTATGCAGATATGTTTTTAGATGGTTGGAATGATTCTATTTATTCTATTTCAAAAGCCCATCAACCTTCGATCGTTTTACCAATTCGCAAATTAATATCGAAGGATAAAAAAGATTTACTATTTGACCAAGTACACCCAAATGATAACGGTTATGCGATTATTGCCAATACGTTTACAAAGCAAGTGTTATCCTACAAATATTAA
- the cpdB gene encoding bifunctional 2',3'-cyclic-nucleotide 2'-phosphodiesterase/3'-nucleotidase — translation MKKSKKMLAGATLAIGVIAPQVLPTTAHAEEKAGESTVNLRILETSDIHVNLMNYDYYQTKTDNKVGLVQTATLVNKAREEAKNSVLFDDGDALQGTPLGDYVANKINDPKKPVDPSYTHPLYRLMNLMKYDVISLGNHEFNYGLDYLNKVISKTEFPVINSNVYKDDKDNNEENDQNYFKPYHILEKEVEDESGQKQKVKIGVMGFVPPQVMNWDKANLEGKVKAKDIVETAKKMVPKMKAEGADVIVALAHSGVDKSGYNVGMENASFYLTEVPGVDAVLMGHSHTVVTDTFNGVPVVMPGVFGSNLGIIDMQLKKVDGKWQVQKEQSKPQVRPIADNKGNPLVESDQKLVNEIKDDHEATINYVNTAVGQTTAPINSYFSLVQDDPSVQLVTNAQKWYVEKLFAENGQYSKYKGIPVLSAGAPFKAGGRNGATYYTDIPAGTLAIKNVADLYVYPNTLYAVKVNGAQVKEWLEMSAGQFNQIDSKKTEEQPLVNIGYPTYNFDVLDGLKYEIDVTQPAKYDKDGKVVNENTNRIVNMTYEGKPVADNQEFIVATNNYRGSSQTFPGVSKGEVVYQSQDETRQIIVKYMQETPVINPTADQNWAFKPIIADKLNTTFDSSPNAQKYIKKDGKISYVGPSENEFAKYAIDITKKNDGDKETGGENPTTPPTGEGNNGENPTTPPTGEGNNGENPTTPPTGEGNNGNEPKQDGNNAGSGQTTTDNQNTKETTVSENKEADKEERDLPKTGTSVASTIGAGLAFVGAGLLMLFRRKKANR, via the coding sequence GTGAAAAAGTCAAAAAAAATGCTAGCTGGAGCAACACTTGCTATTGGCGTTATAGCACCGCAAGTGTTGCCGACAACAGCTCATGCAGAGGAAAAAGCTGGGGAGAGTACGGTTAACTTACGAATTTTAGAAACATCAGATATTCACGTTAACTTAATGAATTACGATTATTATCAAACGAAAACAGATAATAAAGTAGGTCTCGTGCAAACTGCAACACTTGTTAATAAAGCACGTGAAGAAGCGAAGAACTCTGTCCTATTTGATGATGGGGATGCATTACAAGGGACACCGCTTGGAGATTATGTAGCGAATAAAATAAATGATCCGAAGAAGCCTGTGGATCCTAGTTATACACATCCATTATATCGTTTAATGAATTTAATGAAGTATGACGTCATCTCTCTTGGGAATCATGAATTTAACTACGGTTTAGATTATTTAAACAAAGTGATTAGTAAAACAGAGTTCCCGGTTATTAATTCGAATGTCTATAAAGACGATAAAGATAATAATGAAGAGAACGACCAAAACTACTTTAAACCATATCATATTCTTGAAAAAGAAGTAGAAGATGAATCAGGTCAAAAACAAAAGGTGAAAATTGGTGTAATGGGATTTGTTCCACCTCAAGTTATGAACTGGGATAAAGCAAATTTAGAAGGAAAAGTTAAAGCAAAAGATATTGTGGAAACAGCGAAGAAAATGGTGCCAAAAATGAAAGCAGAAGGTGCAGACGTTATCGTTGCGTTAGCTCATTCCGGTGTTGATAAGAGTGGATACAACGTTGGAATGGAAAATGCATCGTTTTATTTAACAGAAGTTCCTGGTGTTGATGCAGTACTAATGGGACACTCACATACTGTAGTAACAGATACATTTAATGGTGTTCCGGTTGTAATGCCAGGTGTTTTTGGAAGTAATTTAGGGATTATTGATATGCAATTGAAAAAGGTAGACGGAAAATGGCAAGTACAAAAAGAGCAATCTAAGCCACAAGTTCGTCCGATTGCTGATAATAAAGGGAATCCATTAGTAGAATCCGATCAAAAACTAGTTAATGAAATTAAGGATGATCATGAAGCGACTATTAACTATGTAAATACAGCTGTAGGTCAAACGACAGCGCCAATTAATAGTTATTTTTCATTAGTACAAGATGATCCTTCTGTACAACTTGTGACAAATGCACAAAAATGGTATGTAGAAAAGCTATTCGCTGAAAACGGACAATATAGTAAATATAAAGGAATTCCGGTATTATCTGCAGGAGCACCATTTAAAGCAGGTGGCCGAAACGGTGCTACATATTATACGGATATTCCAGCAGGGACGTTAGCAATTAAAAACGTAGCGGATTTATATGTATATCCAAATACATTATATGCTGTAAAAGTAAACGGGGCACAAGTGAAAGAATGGCTTGAAATGTCTGCTGGTCAATTTAATCAAATTGATTCAAAGAAAACAGAAGAACAACCACTAGTAAATATAGGTTATCCTACATATAACTTTGATGTTTTAGATGGCTTAAAATACGAAATTGACGTAACGCAACCAGCGAAATACGATAAAGATGGCAAAGTTGTAAATGAAAATACGAATCGTATTGTAAATATGACGTATGAAGGTAAGCCTGTAGCTGACAATCAAGAGTTCATTGTAGCTACAAACAACTATCGTGGAAGTAGCCAAACGTTCCCCGGTGTAAGTAAAGGCGAAGTTGTATACCAATCGCAAGATGAAACGCGTCAAATTATTGTGAAGTACATGCAAGAAACCCCAGTTATTAATCCAACAGCAGATCAAAATTGGGCGTTTAAACCGATTATTGCAGATAAATTAAATACAACATTTGATTCTTCACCAAATGCACAAAAATATATAAAGAAAGATGGAAAAATATCATATGTTGGACCATCTGAAAATGAATTTGCTAAATATGCAATTGATATAACGAAGAAGAACGATGGTGATAAAGAAACTGGTGGAGAGAATCCAACGACACCGCCAACAGGTGAAGGAAATAATGGAGAGAATCCAACGACACCACCAACAGGTGAAGGAAATAATGGAGAGAATCCAACGACACCACCAACAGGTGAAGGTAATAATGGAAATGAACCAAAACAAGATGGAAACAACGCAGGATCTGGACAAACTACAACGGATAATCAAAATACAAAAGAAACAACTGTAAGTGAAAATAAAGAAGCAGATAAAGAAGAACGTGATTTACCGAAAACAGGTACAAGTGTTGCTTCTACAATTGGAGCTGGTCTTGCGTTTGTTGGAGCGGGATTACTTATGTTATTTAGAAGAAAGAAAGCAAATAGATAG
- the nhaC gene encoding Na+/H+ antiporter NhaC — translation MVSKIESVLLTIFIFFCIGFSVIQLEVSPHIPILFGIVILLAFGFMKKISWSTMEKGMISSISAGIPSIFIFLLVGVLISVWIAAGTIPTLMVYGFQLVSPKIFVPTVFVVCAIVGTSIGSAFTTAATVGLAFMGMGTALGYDPALIAGAIISGAFFGDKMSPLSDTTNLAPAVTGVDLFEHIRNMLWTTVPAFIIAFIAFFILGSGTRGDVDFTNFISTLEKNATISIVTLIPILLLFLFAFKKVPAVPTLLAGIVVGIIILIIFNPSTSLADLMKIMQDGYVSKTGIKDIDSLLSRGGLQSMMMSIALIFLALCMGGLLQGMGIISQLMNIISSFVKNSTRLIISTASTAIGVNFLLGEQYLSIVLTGQAFANKYDEVGLERRNLSRVLEDAGTVINPLVPWGVSGVFLTNVLSVPTFDYLPYAIFCLACPVLTIIVGFTGFGLSWKKEKAVSVS, via the coding sequence ATGGTTTCAAAAATTGAATCTGTTCTTTTAACAATTTTCATTTTTTTCTGTATTGGCTTTAGCGTTATTCAATTAGAAGTTTCACCACATATCCCAATTTTATTCGGCATTGTTATTTTATTAGCGTTTGGATTTATGAAAAAAATCTCTTGGTCTACTATGGAAAAAGGGATGATAAGTAGTATTTCAGCTGGTATTCCATCTATTTTTATTTTCTTACTTGTAGGAGTATTAATTAGTGTTTGGATCGCAGCTGGAACAATTCCAACTTTAATGGTATACGGTTTCCAACTTGTATCTCCAAAAATTTTCGTTCCTACTGTTTTTGTTGTTTGTGCAATTGTTGGAACAAGTATAGGTAGTGCATTTACAACTGCAGCAACAGTAGGACTTGCCTTTATGGGAATGGGTACTGCTCTCGGATACGATCCAGCTCTTATTGCTGGTGCAATTATTTCTGGTGCATTCTTTGGGGATAAAATGTCTCCTTTATCTGATACAACAAACTTAGCTCCGGCTGTAACTGGTGTAGATTTATTTGAACATATTCGTAACATGCTTTGGACAACAGTTCCTGCTTTCATTATTGCTTTTATCGCATTTTTCATTTTAGGAAGCGGCACTAGAGGAGACGTTGATTTCACAAACTTCATTAGTACGTTAGAAAAAAATGCAACGATTTCTATCGTTACACTTATTCCGATTTTGTTACTGTTCCTATTCGCATTTAAAAAAGTACCCGCAGTTCCAACATTACTTGCGGGAATCGTAGTAGGGATCATCATTCTCATTATTTTTAATCCTAGTACTTCTTTAGCTGATTTAATGAAAATTATGCAAGATGGTTATGTTTCTAAAACTGGTATAAAAGATATTGATAGCTTATTATCTCGCGGTGGTTTACAAAGTATGATGATGTCAATTGCTCTTATCTTCCTAGCTCTTTGTATGGGAGGATTATTACAAGGAATGGGTATTATCTCTCAGCTAATGAATATCATTTCTAGCTTTGTAAAAAATAGTACACGCTTAATTATTTCTACTGCTTCAACTGCAATTGGTGTAAACTTCTTACTTGGTGAGCAGTACTTATCAATCGTTTTAACAGGACAAGCATTTGCTAATAAATACGATGAAGTCGGTTTAGAACGTCGTAATTTATCACGCGTATTAGAAGATGCAGGTACAGTTATTAACCCGCTCGTACCATGGGGTGTAAGTGGCGTATTCTTAACAAACGTCCTTAGCGTTCCAACATTCGATTACCTTCCATACGCAATCTTCTGTTTAGCTTGTCCAGTCTTAACAATTATTGTTGGTTTCACTGGATTTGGTCTTTCATGGAAGAAAGAAAAAGCAGTATCAGTTTCATAA
- the bioA gene encoding adenosylmethionine--8-amino-7-oxononanoate transaminase: MLTVFINKLTLGVTIVAVNSNTSEKSSYTYEELSKKNKDYVWHPFTQMKDYLEEDPVIIERGEGRKLYDVNGNEYWDGVSSIWLNVHGHQVPELDEAIREQLNKIAHSTMLGLANVPSILLAEKIIDVVPEGLKKVFYSDSGSTAVEIAIKMAFQYWQHKGKPKKQRFVTLKEAYHGDTIGAVSVGAIDLFHQVYSSLLFEAIKMPYPYTYRSPYGDNKEQIVKKHLEEMEELLREKHEEVAAIIVEPLMQGAGGMITMPKGYLKGLRDLCTKYNVLFITDEVATGFGRTGKMFACEHEDVTPDILTAGKGLTGGYLPVAITVATDEIYNAFLGDYEEQKTFFHGHSYTGNPLGCAVAIANLELYERTNLIEDVAHKTEYVAKQLEALYEYKHVGDIRQCGLMVGIELVKNKETKESFEWTERVGVQVCKRSRELGMILRPLGNTIVFMPPLASTIAEIDEMLRILYKAISDVTEGE, encoded by the coding sequence ATGTTAACTGTATTTATAAACAAGTTAACATTAGGGGTGACAATTGTGGCTGTTAATAGTAACACGAGTGAAAAATCGTCTTATACATATGAAGAATTATCGAAGAAGAATAAAGATTACGTATGGCACCCATTTACACAAATGAAAGATTATTTAGAAGAAGATCCTGTCATTATTGAACGTGGAGAGGGAAGAAAGCTATACGATGTAAATGGAAATGAATATTGGGACGGTGTTTCGTCTATTTGGCTAAATGTTCATGGGCATCAAGTACCGGAACTAGATGAGGCAATTCGTGAGCAATTAAATAAAATTGCCCATTCTACTATGTTAGGACTTGCTAACGTTCCATCTATTTTATTAGCAGAAAAAATAATTGATGTTGTACCAGAAGGCTTGAAGAAAGTATTTTATTCAGATTCTGGTTCTACCGCTGTTGAAATTGCAATTAAAATGGCTTTTCAATATTGGCAGCATAAAGGAAAACCGAAAAAACAAAGATTTGTTACATTAAAAGAAGCATATCACGGTGATACAATAGGTGCTGTTTCAGTAGGAGCAATAGACTTGTTTCACCAAGTGTATAGTTCACTATTATTTGAGGCAATTAAAATGCCGTATCCATATACATATCGTTCTCCTTATGGAGATAATAAAGAACAAATTGTAAAGAAACATTTAGAAGAAATGGAAGAATTGCTGAGAGAAAAACATGAAGAAGTAGCAGCTATTATTGTGGAGCCATTAATGCAAGGTGCTGGCGGGATGATTACAATGCCAAAAGGATACTTAAAAGGGCTTCGCGATTTATGTACAAAATACAATGTATTATTTATTACAGATGAGGTAGCAACTGGATTTGGGCGTACCGGGAAAATGTTTGCATGTGAACACGAGGATGTGACGCCAGACATTTTAACTGCGGGAAAAGGCTTAACAGGTGGCTATTTACCGGTGGCAATTACGGTAGCGACAGATGAAATTTATAATGCCTTTTTAGGAGACTATGAAGAACAAAAAACATTTTTCCATGGTCATAGTTATACAGGGAATCCGTTGGGGTGTGCCGTAGCAATTGCAAATTTAGAACTATATGAAAGAACTAATTTAATAGAAGATGTTGCGCATAAAACAGAATATGTAGCAAAACAACTAGAAGCGCTTTATGAATATAAGCACGTAGGAGATATTCGTCAATGCGGGCTAATGGTTGGTATTGAACTTGTGAAAAATAAGGAAACGAAAGAATCGTTTGAATGGACAGAAAGAGTCGGCGTTCAAGTGTGTAAACGTTCAAGAGAGTTAGGCATGATTTTACGTCCGCTTGGTAATACGATTGTATTTATGCCTCCTCTTGCATCTACAATAGCTGAAATTGATGAGATGTTACGCATTTTATATAAAGCAATCTCGGATGTTACGGAGGGAGAGTAA
- the bioD gene encoding dethiobiotin synthase, producing the protein MNGFFITATDTEVGKTVVTGALAGIFRERGHNVGVYKPLQSGHVASNPEGDAARLKAFSGVPTKEDEICPYSITEPLAPRLAMKRAGRTVTLKEITDHYKELLKEFNSLFVEGAGGLAVPYTEDSLVIDFAKELKLPLIVVARPTLGTVNHTVLTISYAKAHGLTVAGVILSGCKECEKERVQENKIMIEELSGVPVLGLLPFLEGEFTKEELLESAKEHIMILKLEELIQNESNVARASAI; encoded by the coding sequence ATGAATGGTTTCTTTATAACAGCAACGGATACAGAAGTTGGCAAAACGGTAGTGACAGGAGCATTGGCAGGTATATTTCGAGAACGTGGACATAATGTTGGTGTATATAAACCGTTGCAAAGTGGTCATGTTGCTTCAAATCCAGAAGGAGATGCAGCAAGATTAAAAGCGTTCTCGGGTGTACCGACAAAAGAAGATGAAATTTGCCCTTATTCAATTACAGAACCACTTGCTCCGAGACTTGCTATGAAAAGAGCTGGAAGGACAGTAACGTTAAAAGAAATTACTGATCACTATAAGGAACTACTAAAAGAGTTTAATAGCCTATTTGTAGAAGGTGCTGGTGGGCTTGCCGTCCCGTATACAGAAGACTCTTTAGTAATTGATTTTGCAAAAGAATTAAAGCTCCCTCTTATTGTAGTAGCGCGTCCTACACTTGGGACAGTTAATCATACTGTTTTAACAATTTCTTATGCGAAGGCACATGGTTTAACAGTAGCAGGTGTAATTTTATCTGGTTGTAAAGAATGTGAAAAAGAAAGAGTGCAAGAAAATAAAATAATGATTGAGGAATTAAGTGGAGTGCCGGTTTTAGGGTTATTACCATTCCTTGAAGGAGAGTTTACAAAGGAAGAATTATTAGAATCGGCAAAAGAGCATATTATGATTTTAAAATTAGAGGAGCTCATCCAAAATGAATCAAACGTGGCGCGCGCATCTGCAATCTAA
- the bioF gene encoding 8-amino-7-oxononanoate synthase — protein MNQTWRAHLQSKVEQLKEQGQYRNLHVTERPEETWLIRNKKRMLNLASNNYLGLAGDERLKEAAISCTRKYGTGATASRLVVGNYPLYEEVERSICDWKGTEKALIVNSGYTANVGAISSLVGRHDIVFSDKLNHASIVDGIILSGAEHKRYRHNDLDHLEKMLKIASPEKRKLIVTDTVFSMDGDTSNLQALVQLKEKYEALLMVDEAHASGIFGKYGAGLSHIEKDIANNIDIHMGTFSKALGCYGAYLTGNSTCIEYLQNMMRGFIFTTALPPGTLGAIKKAIEIVKEDNERRESLLENGVYFRIRLREAGFDIGNSSTHIVPIIVGSNENAMRFSRELQEIGIAAIAIRPPTVPVGSSRIRFAVTSQHTRADLKWATQHIIRIGKEEGFLV, from the coding sequence ATGAATCAAACGTGGCGCGCGCATCTGCAATCTAAAGTAGAACAATTAAAGGAGCAAGGGCAGTATCGTAATTTACATGTAACAGAGCGACCTGAAGAGACATGGCTTATTCGAAATAAGAAAAGGATGCTAAATCTAGCATCTAATAATTATTTAGGACTAGCTGGAGATGAAAGGTTGAAAGAAGCTGCTATTTCCTGCACAAGAAAATATGGAACTGGAGCGACAGCATCTCGTCTTGTTGTAGGAAATTATCCACTGTATGAAGAGGTTGAGAGAAGTATATGCGATTGGAAAGGTACTGAAAAAGCCTTAATTGTAAATAGTGGATATACCGCGAATGTTGGGGCGATTTCTTCGTTAGTTGGTCGTCATGATATTGTTTTTAGTGACAAATTAAATCATGCAAGTATCGTTGATGGGATTATATTAAGCGGAGCAGAGCATAAAAGATATCGCCATAATGATTTGGATCATTTAGAGAAGATGTTGAAAATAGCGTCACCAGAAAAGAGAAAATTAATCGTAACAGATACGGTTTTTAGTATGGATGGAGATACCTCAAATTTACAAGCTTTAGTGCAACTTAAAGAAAAATATGAGGCACTTCTTATGGTTGATGAAGCGCATGCGAGTGGAATATTTGGAAAATATGGTGCCGGATTATCTCATATTGAAAAAGACATTGCCAATAACATTGATATACATATGGGGACGTTTAGTAAAGCACTTGGATGTTATGGTGCATACTTAACAGGTAATTCGACTTGTATAGAGTATTTGCAAAATATGATGAGGGGCTTTATTTTTACTACAGCTTTACCACCAGGAACATTAGGAGCGATAAAGAAGGCAATTGAAATAGTGAAAGAAGATAACGAAAGAAGAGAGAGTCTCTTAGAAAACGGGGTATACTTCAGAATTCGTTTACGAGAAGCCGGTTTTGATATTGGGAATAGTTCAACGCATATAGTCCCAATTATAGTCGGTTCAAATGAAAATGCCATGCGCTTTAGTAGAGAATTACAAGAGATAGGTATTGCAGCAATTGCAATTCGTCCACCAACTGTTCCGGTTGGTAGTTCCCGAATTCGCTTTGCAGTTACATCACAACATACGAGAGCTGATTTAAAGTGGGCAACGCAGCATATCATTCGCATTGGTAAAGAAGAGGGGTTTTTAGTATGA
- a CDS encoding alpha/beta fold hydrolase, translating into MKELKVIFIPGWGMEEDVWTLVLPYFKGYSVQCVDWRNMKESSEFAGRIIDAANDENVILVGWSLGALAAVQAYKKIKAKGMVLIGGTAKFTNTSDYTSGWNSLHVERMKKNLTRKKEDTLKRFYENMFTKNELKENTSFEEIALNFKGDSIQSLQLGLDYLIETDMRNELTDVKVPLLLLHGEQDVICPLSAAHSMTENMNAKLKVVSEAGHALCVTNFEYCANEIIQFVEGIRHDQQNVTAKTV; encoded by the coding sequence ATGAAAGAGCTGAAGGTTATTTTTATTCCTGGATGGGGAATGGAAGAAGATGTTTGGACTTTAGTTCTGCCGTATTTTAAAGGATATTCTGTTCAATGTGTAGACTGGCGTAATATGAAAGAAAGTAGTGAATTTGCGGGGCGCATCATAGATGCAGCAAATGATGAAAATGTGATTTTAGTTGGGTGGTCATTAGGAGCGCTAGCAGCAGTACAAGCTTATAAAAAGATTAAGGCGAAAGGTATGGTGCTAATTGGTGGTACCGCTAAATTTACCAATACAAGTGACTATACAAGTGGATGGAATTCCCTGCATGTAGAACGTATGAAAAAGAATTTAACGAGAAAGAAAGAAGATACTTTGAAGCGTTTCTATGAAAATATGTTTACAAAAAATGAGCTGAAGGAGAATACGAGTTTTGAAGAGATTGCGCTGAATTTTAAAGGGGACTCGATTCAGTCTTTACAATTAGGCTTAGATTATTTAATAGAAACAGATATGAGAAACGAATTAACAGATGTCAAAGTCCCGTTGTTACTTCTTCATGGAGAACAGGATGTGATATGTCCATTATCCGCAGCTCATAGTATGACAGAGAATATGAATGCTAAGCTAAAAGTAGTAAGCGAGGCAGGGCATGCATTATGCGTAACAAATTTTGAATATTGCGCAAATGAAATTATTCAATTTGTAGAGGGGATACGACATGATCAACAAAACGTTACTGCAAAAACGGTTTAA
- the bioC gene encoding malonyl-ACP O-methyltransferase BioC: MINKTLLQKRFNGAAVSYDQYANVQKKMAHSLLPTLKERYSESSSIRILELGCGTGYVTEQLSNSFPKAHITAVDFADEMIAVAKARKQVENVTFRCEDIEKIKLEDSYDVIISNATFQWLNDLKATVKNLFNHLSEEGILLFSTFGNATFQELHTSFQRAKKEKGIHNCTSIGQRFVSKEQLVNICKNPLGDVYVSETCYIERFAEVREFLHSIRKVGATNSNEESYCQSPSLFRTMLRIYERDFTEKEGIVATYHALFTYITKEGKR, encoded by the coding sequence ATGATCAACAAAACGTTACTGCAAAAACGGTTTAACGGGGCGGCGGTATCTTACGATCAATATGCAAACGTACAAAAAAAGATGGCACATTCGTTACTTCCTACATTGAAGGAACGGTATAGTGAATCATCATCGATACGTATTTTAGAACTTGGATGCGGAACTGGATATGTAACAGAGCAATTATCAAATTCATTTCCGAAAGCACATATTACAGCCGTTGATTTTGCTGATGAGATGATTGCTGTGGCGAAGGCTAGGAAGCAAGTCGAGAATGTTACATTTAGATGTGAAGATATTGAGAAAATAAAATTAGAAGATTCATATGATGTCATTATTTCAAATGCTACATTTCAATGGCTAAATGATTTAAAAGCGACAGTGAAAAATTTATTTAACCATTTGTCTGAAGAGGGAATATTATTATTTTCAACGTTTGGTAATGCAACTTTTCAAGAATTACATACGTCTTTCCAACGTGCTAAGAAAGAAAAGGGGATACACAATTGTACTTCAATTGGACAACGCTTCGTTTCGAAAGAACAGTTAGTAAATATATGCAAAAATCCATTAGGAGATGTATATGTTTCTGAAACATGTTACATAGAAAGATTTGCAGAAGTTAGGGAATTCCTACATTCTATTCGAAAAGTAGGAGCGACCAATAGTAATGAAGAGTCTTACTGTCAAAGCCCTTCACTCTTTCGTACGATGCTTCGTATATACGAAAGAGACTTCACGGAAAAAGAAGGGATAGTAGCAACATATCATGCTTTATTTACGTATATAACAAAAGAGGGGAAGAGATGA
- the bioB gene encoding biotin synthase, whose amino-acid sequence MKQVQTKRDWKKLAYDVVEEKMITKEDAIAILEADDTEVLEIMNAAYIIRYHHFGKKVKLNMIINTKSGLCPEDCGYCSQSIISEAPIDKYAWLTQEKIVEGAHEAIRRKAGTYCIVASGRRPTDKEVNHVIGAVKEIRETTDLKICCCLGFLNEDQAGQLAEAGVHRYNHNLNTHANNYDSICSTHTYDDRVDTVQKAKQAGISPCSGAIFGMGETIEQRAEIAFELQRLDADSIPCNFLVAVKGTPLEGQKELTPVECLKVLAMMRFVNPTKEIRISGGRELNLRSVQPLGLFAANSIFVGDYLTTAGQEPTADWGMIEDLGFEIEECAL is encoded by the coding sequence ATGAAACAAGTACAAACAAAAAGGGATTGGAAAAAACTTGCATACGACGTAGTAGAAGAGAAAATGATTACGAAAGAAGATGCAATTGCAATATTAGAAGCTGATGATACAGAGGTTTTAGAAATTATGAATGCAGCTTATATCATTCGCTATCATCATTTTGGTAAGAAAGTAAAGTTGAACATGATTATAAATACGAAATCTGGATTATGTCCTGAAGATTGCGGGTATTGTTCACAGTCTATTATTTCAGAAGCACCGATTGATAAGTATGCATGGTTGACACAAGAGAAAATTGTTGAAGGAGCGCACGAAGCAATTCGTCGTAAAGCAGGTACATATTGTATTGTTGCATCTGGTCGTCGTCCAACGGATAAAGAAGTAAATCACGTTATTGGAGCAGTTAAGGAAATTCGTGAAACGACAGATTTAAAAATTTGTTGTTGTTTAGGATTTTTAAATGAAGATCAAGCTGGTCAGTTAGCAGAAGCTGGTGTGCATCGTTATAACCACAATTTAAATACGCATGCCAACAATTATGATAGCATTTGTTCAACGCATACGTATGACGATCGTGTTGATACAGTTCAGAAAGCGAAGCAAGCCGGTATTTCTCCATGCTCTGGGGCAATTTTCGGAATGGGAGAAACGATTGAGCAGCGCGCTGAAATTGCATTTGAATTACAACGTTTAGATGCGGATTCTATTCCATGTAATTTCCTTGTTGCTGTAAAGGGTACTCCGCTTGAAGGACAAAAAGAATTAACACCTGTAGAATGTTTAAAAGTGCTGGCGATGATGCGTTTTGTAAATCCAACAAAAGAAATTCGTATTTCAGGCGGTCGAGAACTTAATTTACGTTCTGTACAGCCACTTGGTTTATTTGCAGCAAACTCTATCTTTGTCGGGGACTATTTAACAACAGCGGGACAAGAGCCGACTGCGGACTGGGGTATGATTGAAGATTTAGGATTTGAGATTGAAGAATGTGCACTATAA